One Hymenobacter tibetensis genomic window carries:
- a CDS encoding recombinase family protein, with protein MNRFGRNSAHIRQVVSELSARGVRLVAPDLGIDTLAGRLVLGIIAALAEYNRESIRERSAVGIALAKDLGRRPGVDEAKFTQVKKCLERQCQCT; from the coding sequence CTGAACCGGTTCGGACGCAACAGCGCCCACATTAGGCAGGTCGTCAGCGAGCTCAGCGCTCGGGGCGTGCGCTTAGTGGCCCCGGACCTGGGCATAGACACCCTGGCCGGGCGCCTGGTACTAGGTATCATCGCCGCGCTGGCCGAATACAACCGCGAGAGTATCCGCGAGCGTTCGGCCGTCGGCATCGCCCTGGCCAAAGACCTAGGCCGTCGCCCCGGCGTAGATGAGGCCAAGTTCACCCAGGTAAAGAAATGCTTGGAGCGGCAATGTCAGTGCACGTAA
- a CDS encoding M50 family metallopeptidase codes for MLIDIVSLLILMPVTFILNTIAHELGHAVAGRLVGLTIHEILIATDVRKGQVKPRFTVAGTEFYLAPNSLLSSVTTSGVAFSQHPIKQIIFSLAGPLSGALVATVFAYFSVGLTGTAAVNVIALSISIFYIIMDLANLEPQYQAYNIPSDGMKIRNAWRQLRARE; via the coding sequence ATGCTGATTGATATAGTCTCGCTGCTAATCTTAATGCCTGTAACTTTTATACTCAACACGATCGCCCATGAGTTAGGCCATGCTGTAGCTGGTAGATTGGTGGGGCTAACTATTCACGAAATATTAATTGCAACAGACGTAAGAAAAGGCCAAGTGAAGCCACGGTTTACAGTGGCTGGCACCGAGTTCTACTTGGCCCCTAATAGTCTCTTATCGTCTGTCACCACATCAGGTGTTGCTTTCAGCCAACATCCCATTAAGCAAATTATCTTCAGTCTGGCGGGTCCACTGAGTGGCGCTTTAGTAGCAACCGTATTCGCCTACTTTTCTGTGGGCCTCACGGGCACTGCTGCCGTCAACGTCATTGCGCTGAGTATTTCCATCTTCTATATCATTATGGACTTGGCCAACCTTGAGCCGCAGTATCAAGCGTATAATATACCCAGTGATGGTATGAAAATACGCAACGCTTGGCGACAACTGCGAGCCAGGGAGTAG
- a CDS encoding recombinase family protein, whose protein sequence is MPNYIAYYRVSTNRQGQSGLGLNAQEAAVRTFLSGDEQILAEFTEIESGRKNTRPQLAAAMQVAKETGAVLLVAKLDRLARNLAFLTALMESRVRFKAVDMPAADEFTIHVLGAVAEKEAKAISTRTKDALAAKKARGFQLGTPANLTVEARVKGQQQRQLNAQASLANRQAAELARLYRSQQWDYRRIAAKLTASGYRTRRGCHFTAAGVRRLVLGLSVAPAVTALSL, encoded by the coding sequence GTGCCCAACTACATTGCCTATTACCGCGTGAGCACCAACCGCCAAGGCCAGTCCGGCCTCGGCCTTAATGCGCAAGAAGCAGCGGTGCGCACATTTCTTTCGGGTGATGAACAGATTTTAGCGGAGTTCACCGAAATCGAGAGCGGTCGTAAAAATACCCGCCCCCAACTGGCAGCAGCGATGCAGGTGGCCAAAGAGACAGGGGCCGTGCTGCTAGTGGCCAAACTCGACCGGTTGGCCCGGAACCTGGCCTTCCTCACGGCGCTTATGGAAAGCCGCGTCCGGTTCAAGGCCGTGGATATGCCCGCCGCCGATGAGTTTACGATCCACGTGCTCGGCGCCGTCGCCGAGAAAGAAGCCAAGGCCATCTCGACCCGCACGAAGGATGCGCTGGCAGCTAAGAAGGCGAGGGGCTTTCAGCTGGGCACGCCCGCCAACCTGACGGTCGAAGCGCGGGTCAAGGGTCAGCAGCAGCGCCAACTGAATGCGCAGGCGAGTCTGGCCAACCGCCAAGCGGCCGAGCTGGCGCGGTTGTACCGCAGCCAACAGTGGGATTATCGGCGCATTGCGGCTAAGCTTACGGCCTCCGGGTATCGGACCCGTCGAGGATGCCACTTCACGGCCGCAGGGGTAAGGCGGCTGGTACTGGGGCTTTCGGTAGCTCCTGCTGTTACGGCTCTATCATTATAG
- a CDS encoding replication initiation protein produces MDNNARIVAQHNALINARFSFEPLQMRLFLSLLARIEYEDADFKEHVIPIREIFFQPEGGSAYHQIDLMCKKLSSFTIYIEKLEEGTRKRSKKPHFEYIPLLAKAEYRGDEGGVVAIFNPLIMPYLLQLRSSGNFTTATLAELRKLKSPYALRIYWLLKEYATFGERTMTLQQLRFILDIAENEYPRFSSFKARVLDKAQRELASTDMPFNFETERQNQIVQRIKFLIEHPEKIVNTEITKDAQYTEHTESAEPAESADWKQPLLAVGVSKRSLEQIAGQLAAGEYGLDYVEFVLNRVTKQKELGKVKRASGAIYKALAEKYLLAEFLEEQARPAPKRSAKAQALAAKEVALPLAEVREMFTNPGPFLKKILVEETFEEHVLRLYLSQGFQLESRAGVDYLVKR; encoded by the coding sequence ATGGACAACAACGCCCGTATTGTCGCCCAGCACAACGCGTTAATCAATGCCAGATTTAGCTTTGAGCCGCTGCAGATGCGCCTGTTTTTGTCGTTGCTCGCCCGCATCGAGTACGAGGACGCCGACTTCAAGGAGCACGTGATTCCGATCCGCGAGATCTTCTTCCAACCGGAGGGCGGGTCGGCCTACCACCAGATCGATTTGATGTGTAAGAAGCTTAGCTCGTTTACCATTTACATCGAGAAGCTGGAGGAGGGCACCCGAAAGCGAAGCAAGAAGCCCCACTTCGAGTACATCCCGTTGCTGGCCAAGGCCGAATACAGAGGCGACGAAGGGGGAGTAGTGGCCATCTTCAACCCGCTGATCATGCCGTACCTGCTACAGCTCCGGTCATCGGGCAACTTCACGACGGCGACCCTCGCAGAGCTCCGGAAGCTGAAAAGCCCGTATGCGCTCCGGATCTACTGGCTTCTAAAGGAGTACGCTACGTTTGGCGAGCGCACGATGACGCTGCAGCAGTTGCGCTTTATTCTGGACATTGCCGAAAACGAGTACCCGCGTTTTTCTTCGTTCAAGGCCCGGGTGTTAGATAAGGCCCAGCGGGAGTTAGCCTCCACCGATATGCCATTCAACTTCGAGACCGAACGGCAAAATCAGATTGTGCAGCGCATCAAATTTCTGATTGAGCATCCTGAGAAAATTGTGAATACTGAAATTACCAAAGATGCTCAGTATACTGAGCATACTGAAAGTGCCGAGCCAGCCGAGAGTGCTGACTGGAAGCAGCCGCTCCTAGCCGTTGGCGTGAGCAAACGGTCGTTGGAGCAAATTGCTGGTCAGCTGGCCGCGGGCGAGTACGGGTTAGACTACGTAGAGTTTGTGCTCAACCGGGTCACCAAGCAGAAAGAGTTGGGCAAAGTGAAAAGAGCCTCGGGGGCCATTTATAAAGCGCTGGCCGAGAAGTACCTGCTGGCCGAGTTTCTGGAGGAGCAAGCTCGGCCTGCTCCGAAACGGTCAGCGAAGGCTCAGGCGCTAGCAGCGAAGGAAGTAGCACTGCCGCTGGCCGAGGTGCGGGAGATGTTTACTAACCCCGGCCCCTTCCTGAAAAAGATCTTAGTGGAGGAAACCTTCGAGGAGCACGTGCTGCGCTTGTACTTGAGTCAGGGCTTCCAGCTGGAAAGCCGCGCTGGGGTGGACTACCTGGTAAAGCGCTAA
- a CDS encoding phage antirepressor KilAC domain-containing protein, with amino-acid sequence MMDSQPATPQHQVIQLPNGHPTNSAKLQRYFTTILQAERTGELFPVLLDHVWPIGYARKDGAVKALRSKFTEGHDYQSYRRVEGREVGATTVEIFQLSISCAEYLVVRGNREVFELYRQARQAIQQMVNTHPLPTNYADALRQLAEKVENNEKLEQQLQQETRRAEAAFQESQRVMQLAEAAHQVIQQQAESVAIADFLTASNELLTLQQAANMLPNSRIGQNKLYKLLIERDVVIKKSGTPYAKYKDYFEVKYPKPHINEYGRTHCRPRLYVKAVKGMALLRRLLG; translated from the coding sequence ATGATGGACTCCCAGCCTGCCACTCCCCAGCACCAAGTTATTCAGCTGCCGAACGGCCACCCCACCAACTCAGCAAAGCTTCAGCGCTACTTCACCACCATCCTGCAGGCCGAGCGAACCGGCGAGCTATTTCCTGTCCTCCTAGATCACGTGTGGCCCATTGGCTATGCGCGCAAGGATGGCGCCGTGAAGGCCCTGCGCAGTAAGTTTACAGAAGGCCATGATTATCAGTCATATCGCCGCGTGGAGGGGCGGGAAGTAGGGGCCACGACGGTAGAGATCTTTCAACTTAGCATCTCCTGCGCAGAGTATCTAGTGGTCCGTGGCAATCGGGAAGTGTTTGAGCTCTACCGCCAGGCTCGCCAAGCCATCCAGCAAATGGTCAACACTCACCCGCTGCCAACTAATTATGCCGACGCACTACGCCAGTTGGCGGAAAAGGTAGAGAACAATGAAAAGCTAGAGCAGCAGCTTCAGCAGGAAACTCGCCGCGCCGAGGCCGCCTTCCAGGAGTCGCAGCGCGTTATGCAACTGGCCGAAGCCGCCCACCAGGTGATCCAGCAGCAGGCCGAGTCCGTAGCCATTGCGGACTTCCTCACGGCTAGCAACGAGCTGCTCACCCTGCAACAGGCCGCCAATATGCTGCCCAACTCCCGGATCGGCCAGAACAAGCTGTATAAGCTCCTGATCGAGCGAGATGTCGTCATCAAGAAGAGCGGCACGCCTTACGCCAAGTACAAGGACTATTTTGAAGTCAAATATCCCAAGCCCCATATAAACGAGTATGGCCGCACCCATTGCCGCCCCCGACTCTACGTGAAGGCCGTGAAAGGCATGGCCCTGCTCCGGCGCTTGTTAGGCTAA
- a CDS encoding DEAD/DEAH box helicase has translation MKTPRLLAGFIGINRHLDAEIPELSCARRDATALWALWQDTLPATSPCLLVDEAATHVGIEQLLTRTLDEATEHDTVLLTFSGHGTHNHRLVAYDTSLNDLAATTIAMASLAERFRRSRARHILLVLDCCFSGGAPAKVIEDGLLPRGAGYALEEAFTGRGRVLLAAANVTEEAWESGQHGLLTAALLAALRAASGELAVTSLLTEVSGRVQAEAQRLGAVQTPRWVGEVEGSFALPALQAGPHYYRAFPEQTGLRVSNSLRELSGFGLPEEVLMVWERQFPAGLNELQLAAINEYRVLDGQSLLVVAPTSSGKTFIGELAAVRAAVNTRRTVFLVPYKALANEKYEQFVASYEQSIGLRVIRCTGDYQDATSAFVRGKYDLALLTYEMFLSLLVSRPGVLNRIGAVVLDEAQFITNPGRGISVELLLTYLLTARERGLSPQLVALSAVIGDTNGFEHWLQCRALVHLRRPVPLEEGVIDRAGVFEYVDPATNQAYTTQLLPSSAIVQRGKEPSNQDVIVPLVRQLLAQATTAKVIVFRNMRGKAEGVAGYLARDLHLPGAPAVAAALPAQDQSRTAIRLRECLRGGTAFHNSNLAREEREVIERAFRDPKGGIRVLGATTTIAAGINTPASAVILGETEFTGEDQQPFTIAEYKNMAGRAGRLGYNERGQSFIIARNAMERRHLFQHYVLGRPEDLASSFNSAHLATWVLRLLAQVGQVPRAEVARLLANTYGGYVASRENPAWRPQVQSQLGYLLEQLLSAGIVEQVEDMLRLTVVGEACATSTLSFESVLRLLQLLRRLSITSLTLTRLLALTQALPELDETYTPLFKNGTKEKSWPHEVAQQLGGDLASLYQQSLPSGSGVGVAYLRRSKRALLVEAWLAGTPLEDLEERFTNSAFVPVNYGDIRRIVDATRFHLRSVVPIVQALYPAVSLPDDALNELATRLEVGLSTPALSLLRVTGLTRGEILLLHRHGMSQPQAGWAAVAPVVEAVLGTARAQQLAANWPKPVSPPAAT, from the coding sequence ATGAAAACTCCCCGCTTGCTGGCCGGCTTTATTGGCATTAACCGCCACCTGGATGCCGAGATTCCGGAACTGAGTTGCGCCCGACGTGATGCCACGGCCTTATGGGCGCTGTGGCAGGATACGCTGCCCGCTACTTCGCCCTGCCTGCTGGTAGACGAGGCAGCTACGCACGTTGGCATCGAGCAGCTATTGACTCGGACGCTTGACGAGGCCACTGAGCATGATACCGTGTTGCTGACTTTTTCCGGGCATGGTACGCACAACCACCGGCTGGTCGCCTACGATACCAGCCTGAACGACTTGGCGGCCACTACCATTGCCATGGCTAGCTTGGCCGAGCGCTTTCGTCGCAGCCGAGCCCGGCACATCTTGCTGGTACTAGACTGCTGTTTCAGTGGGGGGGCGCCCGCTAAAGTAATCGAAGACGGCCTGTTACCTCGGGGCGCAGGTTATGCGTTGGAGGAGGCGTTCACCGGTCGCGGCCGGGTGCTGCTGGCGGCTGCCAATGTCACGGAGGAAGCCTGGGAGTCAGGCCAGCACGGGCTGCTTACGGCTGCGCTGCTGGCTGCTTTACGGGCAGCATCGGGCGAGCTGGCCGTAACCAGCCTACTGACCGAAGTAAGCGGTCGGGTACAGGCCGAAGCTCAGCGGTTGGGTGCGGTGCAGACACCTCGCTGGGTAGGGGAGGTAGAAGGCAGTTTTGCGCTGCCAGCCCTGCAGGCTGGCCCACACTATTACCGGGCATTTCCCGAGCAAACTGGGCTGCGCGTGTCGAACAGCTTGCGGGAACTGAGTGGCTTTGGTCTGCCAGAGGAGGTGCTCATGGTGTGGGAGCGGCAGTTTCCTGCTGGGCTCAACGAGCTGCAATTGGCGGCTATCAATGAGTACCGGGTGCTGGATGGACAGTCGCTGCTGGTGGTGGCCCCTACTAGCAGCGGGAAAACATTTATTGGCGAGCTAGCGGCCGTGCGGGCGGCCGTCAACACCCGGCGCACCGTGTTTCTGGTGCCCTACAAGGCGCTGGCTAACGAGAAGTACGAGCAATTCGTGGCTTCCTATGAGCAGTCAATTGGATTGCGAGTAATTCGCTGCACCGGCGACTACCAAGATGCTACGAGCGCCTTCGTACGCGGCAAGTATGACCTAGCGCTGCTTACCTACGAAATGTTTCTGAGTCTACTGGTCAGCCGCCCGGGGGTGCTTAATCGCATCGGAGCCGTGGTGCTCGACGAGGCGCAGTTTATCACCAATCCCGGCCGGGGCATAAGCGTGGAACTGCTGCTAACTTACCTGCTCACGGCCCGCGAGCGAGGCCTTTCTCCGCAATTGGTGGCGCTGTCGGCCGTTATCGGAGATACCAACGGCTTTGAGCACTGGTTGCAATGCCGAGCCCTAGTGCACCTGCGCCGGCCGGTACCGCTGGAAGAGGGGGTCATCGACCGCGCTGGCGTATTCGAGTACGTGGACCCAGCCACGAACCAAGCGTATACCACTCAATTGCTGCCGTCGTCCGCCATTGTACAGCGTGGCAAAGAACCCAGCAATCAAGATGTTATCGTACCGCTAGTGCGACAGCTGCTGGCGCAGGCTACAACTGCCAAGGTGATTGTCTTTCGCAACATGCGTGGCAAGGCCGAAGGAGTTGCTGGTTACCTAGCCCGTGACCTGCACTTGCCCGGGGCGCCGGCCGTAGCGGCGGCCTTGCCCGCGCAGGACCAGTCGCGCACGGCCATTCGGCTGCGCGAGTGCCTGCGCGGCGGCACTGCCTTCCACAACAGCAATCTGGCGCGTGAGGAGCGGGAGGTGATAGAGCGGGCGTTTCGCGACCCGAAGGGCGGCATCCGCGTGCTCGGGGCCACCACCACCATCGCGGCCGGCATAAATACCCCTGCCTCGGCGGTGATTTTGGGTGAAACTGAGTTTACCGGTGAGGACCAGCAGCCCTTCACTATTGCCGAATACAAAAATATGGCGGGCCGGGCCGGGCGCCTGGGCTACAACGAGCGCGGCCAGTCCTTCATCATTGCCCGCAACGCAATGGAGCGCCGACACCTGTTTCAGCATTACGTGCTAGGTCGGCCGGAAGACCTTGCTTCCTCGTTCAACAGCGCGCACCTGGCTACGTGGGTGCTGCGTCTGCTGGCGCAGGTGGGCCAAGTGCCGCGCGCGGAGGTAGCCCGGCTGTTGGCCAACACGTACGGGGGGTACGTGGCCAGCCGCGAGAATCCCGCCTGGCGGCCGCAGGTACAAAGTCAGTTGGGCTACCTGCTGGAGCAACTGCTGTCCGCTGGCATCGTCGAGCAGGTAGAAGATATGCTGCGGCTGACGGTTGTGGGAGAAGCATGCGCCACCTCTACCCTGTCATTCGAGTCGGTGCTGCGCCTGCTGCAGTTACTGCGACGGCTGAGCATCACATCGCTGACGCTTACCAGACTGTTAGCCCTGACGCAGGCTTTGCCCGAGTTGGATGAAACCTACACCCCGCTTTTCAAAAATGGTACCAAGGAAAAAAGTTGGCCGCACGAGGTAGCCCAACAGCTCGGTGGCGATTTGGCCAGCCTTTACCAGCAGTCTCTGCCAAGTGGGTCGGGGGTGGGTGTGGCTTACCTGCGACGGTCTAAACGGGCGCTGCTGGTAGAAGCATGGCTGGCTGGCACCCCCTTGGAAGATTTGGAGGAGCGTTTCACCAACTCTGCCTTCGTGCCGGTCAACTATGGTGACATCCGCCGCATCGTGGACGCTACCCGATTTCACCTGCGCTCCGTCGTCCCGATTGTACAGGCGCTTTACCCGGCAGTATCGCTGCCCGACGACGCGCTTAACGAGTTGGCAACGCGGCTGGAGGTAGGGTTGTCCACCCCGGCGCTCTCCCTGCTAAGGGTAACCGGGCTAACGCGCGGGGAAATCTTGCTGCTGCACCGCCATGGGATGAGCCAGCCGCAGGCAGGCTGGGCAGCCGTAGCCCCTGTGGTGGAAGCTGTACTGGGCACTGCCCGAGCGCAGCAACTGGCCGCCAATTGGCCTAAGCCTGTGAGCCCGCCTGCAGCGACATAA
- a CDS encoding caspase family protein — protein MRAAICIGVDRTTSLPPLSAAAKGAEDFARWAGAQGCDVQLLVDRTEPVRLHHVFEAVQRVVEAATYAQLYIYFSGHGILSAPGTEYWLLSGAPRNPNEAINLFRSTEDARQAGIPHVIFVSDACRSAAGGAPLNGVLGGVIFPNQPARSASTGVDVFYATQPGDPAYEVSEAEAAAHYRGLFTDCLLAAVSTPERSLVEDLAATPPVSIITSHRLKDYLERQVPKAAAAISLKLNQRPQVRVETVSPKYFALTAANMAAMPTAPVTEPATERPLEPFTTRPVFPWSEQRNSRGLGAPWLGPVAGTQVNLVPRIRDTNSEAVDELRRYAQYLPADTATGFTIIGAELVTAVVSPAWTVERLPAPAARPDAHYLRLTVDAMALPSALATSTIVLEFAGETGALLAVLPGFIGVVVVERSRVVSVNYRLAPATRPQRGDAHTVAWEELKAVAAVTSRQGSFVLLDQQDELLALTRFWQAPDPTMALYLAYGYAERGRPDQVVATRQQLAGEDTLPRLFDLALLTARHQAVYPAAAVTELVPLAPLLAQGWALLTPDSPLYQPWHGQLRPHLLPSFWSTYTRAGLDLVRTTFLSSL, from the coding sequence ATGCGCGCTGCCATCTGCATTGGAGTTGACCGGACAACCAGCCTGCCCCCGCTGTCGGCCGCAGCCAAGGGCGCAGAAGACTTTGCTCGCTGGGCCGGGGCACAAGGATGCGACGTGCAGCTGCTGGTTGACCGGACGGAGCCCGTGCGGCTCCACCACGTGTTCGAGGCTGTGCAGCGGGTGGTGGAGGCCGCTACGTACGCGCAGCTTTATATCTACTTCTCGGGTCATGGTATTCTTAGCGCACCCGGCACAGAATATTGGCTGCTTTCGGGAGCTCCGCGCAACCCTAACGAGGCGATCAACCTGTTTCGCAGCACCGAAGATGCCCGGCAGGCGGGCATCCCCCATGTCATCTTCGTCTCCGATGCCTGCCGGTCGGCCGCCGGTGGTGCCCCGCTGAACGGGGTACTCGGCGGGGTTATCTTTCCTAACCAGCCAGCGCGCTCCGCCAGCACGGGGGTAGACGTGTTCTACGCTACGCAGCCCGGTGACCCAGCCTACGAGGTGTCGGAGGCGGAGGCCGCGGCACACTACCGGGGGCTGTTCACCGATTGCTTGCTGGCTGCTGTCAGTACCCCTGAACGTTCGCTGGTGGAGGACCTAGCCGCCACGCCCCCGGTGAGCATCATCACCTCGCACCGCCTGAAGGACTACCTGGAAAGGCAGGTGCCCAAAGCGGCGGCAGCCATTAGCCTGAAGCTGAACCAGCGCCCACAAGTACGCGTCGAAACGGTCAGCCCGAAATACTTTGCCCTAACCGCGGCGAATATGGCTGCTATGCCCACTGCCCCGGTGACCGAGCCCGCTACGGAGCGGCCACTAGAGCCCTTTACCACACGCCCCGTCTTCCCTTGGTCGGAGCAGCGGAATAGCCGGGGCTTAGGAGCTCCCTGGCTGGGGCCGGTAGCGGGTACCCAGGTTAACTTAGTGCCGCGCATCCGGGATACAAACAGTGAAGCAGTCGACGAGCTACGCCGCTACGCCCAATACCTGCCCGCCGATACCGCTACCGGCTTTACCATAATCGGAGCGGAGTTGGTCACGGCCGTGGTTTCTCCGGCTTGGACTGTAGAGCGGTTGCCTGCACCCGCCGCCCGGCCGGACGCGCACTATCTGCGGCTGACCGTGGACGCGATGGCTCTACCATCAGCGCTCGCCACCTCAACCATCGTGCTGGAGTTTGCGGGCGAAACGGGTGCGCTGCTAGCGGTGCTACCAGGCTTTATTGGGGTTGTTGTCGTGGAGCGGAGCCGTGTTGTCAGCGTAAACTACCGGCTGGCTCCGGCCACCCGGCCCCAGCGGGGGGATGCCCACACAGTGGCCTGGGAGGAGTTGAAAGCCGTTGCCGCCGTGACTTCCCGGCAGGGTAGCTTCGTGCTACTCGACCAGCAAGATGAATTACTCGCGCTGACGCGATTCTGGCAGGCCCCCGACCCAACCATGGCCCTGTACCTAGCTTATGGTTACGCCGAGCGTGGCCGCCCCGATCAAGTGGTAGCTACCCGGCAGCAATTGGCCGGTGAAGATACCCTGCCCCGGCTGTTCGATCTAGCCCTGCTGACGGCGCGGCACCAGGCAGTGTACCCTGCAGCAGCTGTTACTGAGCTGGTTCCCCTGGCCCCGCTGCTCGCCCAGGGCTGGGCCCTGCTTACGCCGGATAGTCCTTTGTACCAACCCTGGCACGGCCAGCTGCGTCCACACCTGCTGCCTTCCTTTTGGAGTACATACACCCGCGCGGGCTTGGACCTGGTCCGCACCACCTTTTTATCTAGTCTATAG
- a CDS encoding ParA family protein: MRILTFANHKGGVGKTTSTLAVAQQLAHRGHRVLLLDCDPQHNLTMSFPVQVVSHLGHVIQGEKTLRQILLKVGPNLALAPAALELTQLEKVLGQQPAYQFFLRDQLEDVAAEFDYCLIDTPPALTSLTYGALVASDAVFIPTQPEFFGYEGLNTLLEAVRVMAKNFNQKLKVGGLFLTKYSPSYRFGMHHDVVEVMRDNPVMAPLLMATSIRQNGKLAEAQIEKQDLYSYAPESAGAQDYEELTTEMLARL, encoded by the coding sequence ATGCGGATTCTTACCTTTGCCAACCACAAGGGCGGCGTGGGCAAAACCACCAGCACGCTGGCCGTGGCCCAGCAGTTGGCCCACAGGGGCCACCGGGTGCTGCTGCTGGACTGCGACCCCCAGCACAACCTGACCATGTCGTTCCCGGTGCAGGTGGTCAGTCACCTGGGCCACGTGATTCAGGGCGAGAAAACCCTGCGCCAGATCCTGCTCAAGGTGGGCCCGAACCTGGCCCTGGCGCCGGCGGCTCTGGAGCTCACGCAACTGGAGAAGGTGCTCGGTCAGCAGCCCGCCTACCAATTCTTTCTGCGCGACCAGCTGGAAGACGTTGCGGCCGAATTCGACTACTGCCTCATCGACACCCCGCCGGCGCTCACCAGCCTCACGTATGGCGCCCTGGTGGCCAGTGATGCCGTCTTCATTCCGACCCAGCCCGAGTTCTTCGGCTACGAGGGGCTTAATACCCTGCTGGAGGCCGTGCGCGTGATGGCCAAGAACTTCAACCAGAAGCTCAAAGTGGGCGGCCTGTTCCTGACCAAATACTCGCCCAGCTACCGGTTCGGCATGCACCACGACGTGGTGGAAGTCATGCGCGACAATCCCGTGATGGCGCCCCTGCTGATGGCCACCAGCATCCGCCAGAACGGCAAGCTGGCCGAGGCCCAGATTGAAAAGCAAGATCTCTATTCCTACGCCCCTGAGAGCGCCGGCGCCCAGGACTACGAGGAACTTACCACCGAAATGCTAGCCCGACTATGA